Within the Pengzhenrongella sicca genome, the region CAGGACCGTGGTGAATTCGGCGGCATCGAGTGCGGCCTGGTCCCACCCCTGGAAGTACACCGTGGAGGTCGCCGCCGCGGCGTCGAGGCTGACCTGGTACCGCACGATGTCGAGCGCCGGTGTCGTGCCGGCCTCGGCCACCGGGTCGAGCAGGATCTCGGTGTCGGCCGCGGCCGTGGTCGCTGCCAGCCCGACGGCGATCGCCGCCGCCGTTAGCATCGCGAGGCACCGTGCCCCGCGGCCAGGCGCCCGGCGCGACGCGGCTCGACCACGGTGGAGGTCGGTCGAGGGGTCTGACATCAGGGCTCCCGAGAGACGATGGAGGAACGTGAAGAATCGACAGCCTTGCCGAACCCGGATTCATAGCCTACGCCGGTTCTTTTGCGCAGGCGCGGGAAAGGGCCATCCGGTGAGCGGGAGTGTCGGGTTGCAATGGGCGTGACACGTGCTCGAATTGATGAGAATGCATGCCATTTCCGACATTCTCGCGGCAGCGCCCTGCGCTATCGTGGGGCTCATGATGATTCCCGCGAGCCTTTCACGGTCGGCACGGGCCGTGCTTGGTGCTGCCGTCGTGTCGACGCTCGGAGTGTCCGGGGCCGCGGCCGTTGCCCCGACCACGCCACCGGCGGCGCAGGCGAAGTCGGTGTCGGTCCGCGCGCCAGCGACGTATCCGCTGACGGGTACGACCGCCGCCGCGACGGCGGCCGAGATCGCCGCGTGCTCGACGGACCAGGCGAGCACGGTCAGGGACCCGCAGGCTCAGATCTACTACTTCAAGCGAGGTCAGGTCTGGTATGTGTCGTCGGGCGCAGAGGGGACGGCCGGCTTCTGCTTCATCTTCGGCAATCCCGGCGACATCGGCGTCATCGGGCAGTGGGGTGTGAACGGCAAGAACTATGCGACCCCGGGGGTCTTTCGGCCGTCGACGGGGGAGTGGTTCTTCAGCGGGACTGAGTTCGGCGGCACGGCGGCCGGCACGCGAACGCTCGGTGGCCCTGGAGACATCCCGGTGGTGGGCGACTGGAACAGCGACGGCGTCTCCGACCTGGGGGTCGTGCGGGGAACGACGTGGTATCTGCAGACCGACCCGACGAGCACGGTCGCTCAGGGCACGAGAAATGTCGGAAACGCCGGCGACATCCCGCTGGGCTCGGAGATCAGCTACACCAACGCGGGCCCGTCCCTCGTGCTCAATCTGTATCGCCCAGGCAACGCCACGTTCTACAGGGTGGGAGATCTGTTTCCGATGACCGCCTGGATCACCGCGGGTCTCGGCGATCTGCCGGCCGCGCCGGCGCAGGTAGCCAGCATGCGTTCCACCAACTCCCCGTCGGGGCCGACTGTCTTCCGCCCGTCAACCGCACACCTGTTCGCGAGCAGCTACTTCGCGGCAACCCTCAGCTTCAGCGTGACCGGAGCCGCGATCGGACAGGCCGGCGACCAGGTGCTCAAGGTAGGGGTCATCTGTGACGGCTGGGGCGGCTGCCCCTACCCGTGATCGACGCGCGCGGCCTTCGCTCGGTGTGAGCACGGCAACCGCACGCTCTCCCGTGTCGCGGGGTGAGCGTGCGGTCGTCTCGTGCGCGTGGAGGGAGGACCTAACGGAACAGCAGCGCCTTGTCGCCGCTTCCGCCGAAGCTGAACGAGCCCTCGGCGGTGCCGTGATCGAAGAAGTTGCTCAGGTACCACATGCCGTTCCTGAAGACCCCGAGCGTGTCCGTGCCGTCACGGTTCCAGTCGCCGGCGACCGGCTGGTCGCCGCGACTGCCGAAGCCGAACACCCCGTCGGCATACCCGCGGTCGAAGAAGTTCGTCAGGTACCAGAAGCCCCCGCGGAAGACTCCGAGGGTGTCGGTGCCGTCGTTGTTCCAGTCCCCGACGACGGGTTCGTCACCAGCCTGCCCGTACCGGAAGTTGCCCTCGCCCGCGCCGGAGGTGTTGCTGTTGCGGACGTACCACATGCCGGCGCGAAACACCCCGATGGTTTCGACGCCGTCGTTGTTCCAGTCCCCGACCACGGGCACGTCGCCCGGGGACCCGAAGGCGAAGGCGATGTCAGCGCCGCCAGGGCTGTTGCTGTTGCGGAGGTACCAGACCCCGTTGCGGAAGACGCCCGGGGTCTTGGTGCCGTCACCGTTCCAGTCGCCCATGACGGCCGAGTCCCCCGGGTTGCCGAACGTGAACCAGCCGTCGGCATTGCCGCTGGAGTAGCTGGCGCGCAGCCGGAAGAAGCCGGCACGGAAGGTCCCTGGACTCTCGACGGGCTGCGCTCCGATCGATTGGGAGTTGCTGGCGGCAGCATCCCGTGCCATCGCGCGAATGCTCGGGAGCGCGTTCCATCCGCCCTGGCCGGGGCAGGCGGTGTACGCCGTGTCGCGGTGCCCGAAGACTCGGGGAAGGACGACGTCCTGGTTCGTGTAGCGCGAGTTCTCACCTGCGCCCGTGCGATACGTCATCGTGCTCTGGGGGTCAACTCCATAGGCGCCGAGACGCCAGCCGATGATCCGTGCGACGGCGGACTGGGTCGCGGCCGACGGCGCCGCGTCGAAGGTCCCGAGCATCGCGACGCCGACGGTGGCGGTGTTGAAGCCGCCGGTGTGGACCCCGATCACCGGCTGGGTCAAGCTGTTCGCCCGACCCTCGTAGATGTTTCCCCACTTGTCGACGACGAAGTTGTACCCGATGTCGCACCAGCCGCGAGAGCTGATGTGGTACTGCGCATCGTTCCGGATCTGTTGCATCGCCTGGGCGACCGTGGAGTAGGCGTTGCTGCCCGCGGTGTGGTGGACGACAGCGCCGACGAGGGTCGAGGCGACGTCGGGCGTGCAGATCTGGGCCGGGGCACCCCAGTCGGCGCGCGAGTAGACGGCGGGCGCCGCGCCCGCAGCGGTGGCGACGCCCGTCGAGTAGCTCGCGTTGCGGATGCTCGCCGTCGACGTTGCTGCGGAGCCCACCACGGACCCCGCGGTCGTGGTCGTGGTCGCGTTCGAGCCGATCAGTGCGAACTTCATGCCGTCGGGGCCTCCCTCTGGCGTTGCGGCGAAGCTCAGCTGGACAGCGTCGACGTCGCCGATCGCCAGCGGATCGGTCCCACCCCGGACGGCGTTCCGAGCATCGGCCGTGCCGGCGTCTGGCGCGATATCACCCGGCTCGAGATCGAGCCACGGCGACCAGACACCGTCCGTGCTCGTGCGGACTTGACCCTCGAGATCCGCGACGGCCGCTCCTTCGGGCCAGGTGACGCCCACAGTCTGAAAACCTGTCGCGTCGACAACCTCGCTCGTCACACGGCCGGGAGCCGACAACTCGTCCGCCACGACCTCGAGCGGGAGTGGCTCGACCGCGGGAATGGTCGCGTCCGCGGCGCCTGCCACCGCCTCGTCGACCGGCGGGACGACGATCGGGATGTCGGCCTGCGCGATCGGTTCCGCATCCGAACCCTCGGCGGTCTTGACACCGGAGGCGGCCGCGGCGAGGGCGTTGGTGGTGACACCCCTGACCGCCTGCGCGCTCCCAGCATCCTCGCTGGCCGTGCCCGCCGGGTATGCGAGCCCGGTGAGCGCCAGCAGCGCCGCGAGAGCGAATTGCATGTACATGGTGATCCTGACCTTCGGGGGGCTGAGCCTCAGTCGTCACTCGGCGCCGGCGGCTGCCCTTCGCCGACACGCTCTTTCGTTGATGCTACGTTGAGGCCGTCTCGAGTACGAGGAGCCCAAAGCAATGTACCGGGGTCGAATGCCGACCATGGCGGCG harbors:
- a CDS encoding peptidoglycan recognition protein family protein, which translates into the protein MYMQFALAALLALTGLAYPAGTASEDAGSAQAVRGVTTNALAAAASGVKTAEGSDAEPIAQADIPIVVPPVDEAVAGAADATIPAVEPLPLEVVADELSAPGRVTSEVVDATGFQTVGVTWPEGAAVADLEGQVRTSTDGVWSPWLDLEPGDIAPDAGTADARNAVRGGTDPLAIGDVDAVQLSFAATPEGGPDGMKFALIGSNATTTTTAGSVVGSAATSTASIRNASYSTGVATAAGAAPAVYSRADWGAPAQICTPDVASTLVGAVVHHTAGSNAYSTVAQAMQQIRNDAQYHISSRGWCDIGYNFVVDKWGNIYEGRANSLTQPVIGVHTGGFNTATVGVAMLGTFDAAPSAATQSAVARIIGWRLGAYGVDPQSTMTYRTGAGENSRYTNQDVVLPRVFGHRDTAYTACPGQGGWNALPSIRAMARDAAASNSQSIGAQPVESPGTFRAGFFRLRASYSSGNADGWFTFGNPGDSAVMGDWNGDGTKTPGVFRNGVWYLRNSNSPGGADIAFAFGSPGDVPVVGDWNNDGVETIGVFRAGMWYVRNSNTSGAGEGNFRYGQAGDEPVVGDWNNDGTDTLGVFRGGFWYLTNFFDRGYADGVFGFGSRGDQPVAGDWNRDGTDTLGVFRNGMWYLSNFFDHGTAEGSFSFGGSGDKALLFR